attccaactacaactaaaaattacactaaaaaatatattctttattattatattattttatgaaattatctCACactataatatgtatataaatataaaaatttagtcataaacatattattttaatgttttaaaaaaaattggtgtAGTCTAGTGGGACACTATAGACTCCCACATATATAGGATAGCATTTAGTGTTCCATTGGAACAATTTTATGTCCAAACTCCACTATTCTTAGGATTTTAGTGTATTATTGGAGAAGTCCTTCTAGTGGTATCTtctaaacaaaatttaattcaatataattttaatttattaaataataaaattttaaaaattattttatattttttagttcgcatgttatttttatgattatacgtttaatatataaatgttaTTAAATCTCAAATATATAGTTACTCATATTTATAGTGGTGCTTGTACAATgtaaaataatcatgattatatacatcaAACTATTTACTCCCACAATTTATCAGTGCTTTGGATTTATGcagatgtgataatcagcgatgtgGTTTGCTTACATTTAGATAAGTGGAATATCTTTTCCAGTGCATTAGCAAAGTAAACTTCTATCAGATGTATTGGCTATACATCAGACTAGACTGATATTGACAGTGGAaaagatatgataaacttaccgttatataatCTTTTCTAAGTCAATGTCATTTAGTTTATCTTAGGTCAATTGATATCAATGTTGAGATGATTAAGCTTTAGCTTAAttgtactatacatgttctttgacttgttcgttaTCAGCTTACTCGTAGGATTAGCTCATACTTACATCATAGGAATTCGGTAGTGCAATGATTGTGAGCGTtaatgaaatctatagcttctatgactatttagaagtgaaacgattgTTTCCATAGAACTTaactaaatgatataaatggaAGAACTCTTATTTcagaatttatattagtttactgaaatattatttataagaagttaagtattttaaggataaaatgttAGAGTTTATGCCCTAAAAAGCCTGTAAAgacatttttaattattaataaagagtTGAACTTTTGATATATgctttaatattaaattattaatatctattattaaataatttatattaaatatctaaaaatttcTTATTCATATATGAGGTTGTGCCTTGTAATTGTATAGAGAACTAAGACCACTTAGTTATGAATAAAATAGTCAGCAACATATAAATGTATAGAATCTATAATTAATAGTTGCTAGTACGGTTCACTGATGCCCGGTTTTCGATGCAAGTATCTTGGTTCGGATTACAAATGTAGCATGACATAAAAGTGAAGGTGCTATATATAAtagatattatatatgataagGACCGATATGAATAAAGTTGTCTTTATTTAACATGACGTTTACCATAAagacctaattcatatcataatGATGATCAATAGTAGATCGACTTAAATCCTATCATGAACGTATGTTTATGTTATTAGTTttttgattcactcgttaaagtttcttAGAAAAGATAATTCTTACAACTTCTGTTTTAAGAATTTAATAATGTGGATGACTGGGAATATGATATACAATTATGGAGTCCTAATTCTCCTACTGATGGAATGTTGGCTCCCCTTATGTATTAGTTCTAGTACTGGAAAGTTGCGAACCAATTCAGATGAGATCTCAATTTTACTTCTACTAGTGAATTGATGGTACTAAAGAGTAAAGAAGTAATTAGAAGGGTAAACGACAATTTTACCAATGTTGGAAacatattttaccaagatctagatttgctaacatgtatgttgagtataattctattatttaacatcctaaatataaaattcttaaaaatgataaattaacACATAAGGGACtaagaaaatcttacagtgatggcagcggaataatatgactcatttcattcagatctctagccattgattcttgtctaaaacagagcattatcaagatctaaatctGGATCTTCTCCTCCTTCGATTGTGTTCATCCCAATCTTCCACAAAGGACTGAGTATCATCTTAAATAGAGTGGGATGATACTTAAACACCTTTAGAACAATATTTTGAGAGAGAAACttagtgaatttcgaaaaataaaaaaagaggaAAAAGTGACATTaggtttttcaattttcttctccttctttATATTGGTAATTGGATAAATGAGTgtgattaaaatttaattataaaaaattacataCTTTGCAATTGTATACATGATCTTTTCAATTACATAgatatttatacaaatatataaataaatatcaaaaattaagttatttgatttttttaagttacatatttgtacaaatatataaataaatttcaaaattgagttatttgaatttaaactaacttaatcttgttttttttaaaaaataagtgtGTTCATAAAATAGATGATCCAATTAAATCCCCAAAGTACAAATATCCCCACTTGTGCGGATATccacacttgtgcggattggattgaatagaaaattcaaaatccgcacttatgcggattggatgttaattgacatgtaaaagtaaataatccaatctaatacacatatttatatataaaaaaaataaatatacaaataatattttaatgtaaagaaaatagtattttaaaagtctaatacatataatacaattatatttcaaaactttatgaatcaaatgtatattctatatttttatatataatttttttttctatgtacaatttacaataaaattaaatatttttttatacatacaattttttctttctttaaatttgttatttgctattttatttattttaatgtgttgttggacacataaaataaaaataatttgttttattttattgttagttatgtaattttttttcataaatattaaataatttaatattaaaaaataatcagtCCAAAATAACCTATTCAATTTTGCGGATTGAATTTAAACTATATTGTGTGGATTGTATttgattcaaaaaataaaatttgtactTAGTACGGATCGGATGCactattagaaaaataatacgAATTAGATTGGATGAATACCTAAAAAAAGTCtcatattattagtttttttattaggattaatattttttttaggattaatatatttaatcgTTCTTATGTTTGTCTGGAATAGACTAATATTTTACaatcttattattaattaatagaagaaaatatctcttttcaaaaaaaaaaagaaaacgaaAAATCCGAGGAAATTAAGTGGTAATTGTTTGACGTGAATACTGATAtcattatttattcaaaaaaaaaattgattactttgatattttacaatcttcttattaattgaaaaatctaTTTATAGTGTTCTAATCATATTATAACTatacaaaatttaaattcaaatgacCCCACACcactctatatatataatagccCAATTTCATagtccataaaaaaaaaaattagggaaatttacatatatactttttttggaccaaaactttacaaaaatactgggacacggcaaaaacaatttttttactgccccagcccattttctttacttttgtactgcccaagcccaacaaCTTAACATTTATACTGTGAACAGTAAAACACACGGGAAAACGACCTGCTTCGTGTGTGGGGAGTCGCCGGAGTCGGAcatcaccaagaaaaaaccattaaatCCGGCGAAGAGTTTTTGGTAAAAGGAAGCAGAATTGAAGAACAAGAAGTACAGATTACTGTCCCCCAAAATAACAGAGGTAAACAcaacaaaacccaaaaaataatttaattcttaagaaaccaaaaaaaaaaaaaaaaaaaaaaaaaaaacccagatTTAGATCTGACGtttaaaaaaaaacgaaaacacAAATGTGATATTCTTTAATGTATTatgcaaaaagataaatgatgGTTGTTCTATTGTTAATTTGACGTTTGTAACACAAaatgattcaaaaaaaatagttgataaattagtaaaattattcATACAAAAAATTAGGGTTGTTCTAATGCTGTTTTGCGGTTAGTAATACAAAAACATTCCTACATATATGTATcagacaaatataataataaaaactaacaaaaaatataatgggTATTTCTGtttggttgtttttgtgttgttttattgttgttgttttattttttttgttgattttttttttgttgttttgctattgttttattgttgttgtactATTGTTTTAACATGAAATAAGACACTGGAATGACAGGTAATGGAACGTCTACCAGTACTCATCaagagcaatggacaatggAATGAAGATCACAATTATGTGAACTATGTGGCTAGTGGAGAATTCATACCAACAAAATGCAAGTACGAAGAGCTACTGCAAATACTGCTTACTTCATTGGGGTGCGAAAACACCAGCACAACACTACAAATACAGTACCAAGCTAAAGAAGGAATACCACCGATCAAAATATGCAACGATCGAAGCCTCTACTTTTACTTGGAATTGAAAATGAAGGAAACAGATTTCACGACATATCCACTATGTGTCAACCAGCAAAACAACAACACAACACCTGCTGCAACACCAAATTCGATATCCACAACAACACCGTATGAATATAATGTGGCAATGAtcgaaaacaacacaacaacgcttgaaaacaacataacaacAACAGAATCATACACAACGGGACAGcaaacagaagaaggggaacagTCAGAAACAATAGAAGATGAGGAGGACAAATTCGACATAATTGACTATGCAAATCTGGTTGCTGAAGAAATGGTAGAACAACttgaaaacaccagtaaaaatcTGGATCCAGAAATCGACATCAACAATGCAAAGTTAATAACAGACAAGCAACACCCCGAAGTGGAAAAAGGACAggcatacaaagacaaagaaactcTAAAGAATGTCCTCAGCTACTACGCAATCAAAAACAACTTTCAGTACAAAGTGTGGAAGTCCTGCTCTCAAGAGTACAGTCTGAAATGTGTTTACGAAAGCTGCAATTGGTCACTAAGAGCATCGAGAAATGGCCCAACAAACACATTCATAATCAGGAGGtttgtttttaatagttttttaatgttgtttttgttgtcagCCTGAACAAATGCCCTTTTTCCACACTTTGTATTGAAATACACATGTTTGATATCTGCAACAggtttgttttaatagttttttaatgttgtttttgttgtttttttgtttcaatAGGTTCTCAAATATGCACACATGCCCCATAAATATTAGGCATGAAGACCAAAGGCAAACAAAATCGAAACTGATAGGGGAATGCATAAAACTGAAGTTCTTGAACATAAAGACCAAGGCAACACCGATGGACATAAAAGGGGAGTTGAAATACAGATATGGCATCAAAATGAACTATATGAAAGCTTGGAGAAGTAAGGAACATGCAGTAAACGACTTGAGAGGTAATGCTAGTGACTCGTACAGCCTAATACCGAGTTTCTTACACATGGTGGAAAAAACAAACCCTGGATCATTTGTCGATCTGAAAACGGCAGAAGACAACAGCTTGCTCTTTGTTTTCATGGCGTTGGATGCATCCATAAAAGGGTGGGGAGCATGCAGACCGATAGTTGTTGTGGACGGAACGTTCCTCAAAGCAGCTTATGGGGGAACTTTGTTGTGCGCATGCACACAAGATGCAGCAGGTCATATTTTTCCACTAGCGTTTTGTGTTGCAGATTCTGAGAATGACCAATCTTGGAAATGgttcttcaaaaaatttaaagaagcgTATGGGGTACGGGAACACCAATGCCTAATTTCAGACAGGAATGAAAGCCTCATCAAAGCAGCAAGAGAAATCTATCCAGAAATTACACACAGTTACTGCGGTTACCACATTTTGAGCAACCTTAAAACAAGCTTCAAACAACATGCTGCCAAATACAATCTGCCATTCTTTGGAGCAGTCAAAGCCTACACAGAAAAGCAATTCGAGTTCCACATAGCTGAATTGGATGGATTGGACAAACGCATAAGACCTTACCTAAAAAAAGTCGGTTATGAAAAGTGGTCAAGAATTCATAGCCAAAACAAGAGGTATTCTACAATGACCTCAAACATATCAGAATCACTGAACGCTGCAAATTTGGCAGCAAGGGAGCTACCAATTACAACGCTGCTAGAATGCTTGAGAGCATTGGTGCAACAATGGACGCATACTAATAGGACAAAAGTACACAACACCTTCACTAAGCTATCACCAACTGGAGAAGACAAACTGTTGAAAAATTACACATACTCATTGAATCTGgaggtaaaatattaattatgcttcttttttttttgtaaaaaaaaaaaaaacaaacagtaaGTAAAAGGTGTTGTTGTAGtgttgttttaatagttttgtatTGTTGTTGTACGAATTACagctatgttttttttttttttgtaataaaatttaaaacaggTTAAAGCAACAACAGATTACTTGTTTGAGGTAACAAGAATGAAAGAATCGTGGGAAGTAGACCTAGAAAAAAGAACATGCACGTGCAACAGGTTCCAAATAGATGAAATGCCATGCGGGCACGCTGTGGCCGTGATGAGGGAGATGAACATGGACTCGTACACCTACTGTTCAGAttactacacaaaaaaaaattggctgGCAACTTATTCAGGGAGAGTTTACCCAATAGGACACCAAAGTGAGTGGGAGGTACCGGAAGAAGTGAAGAATATTATAGTCTTACCTCCACATGAAAGAGTAAAATCAGGAAGACCAAAAACATTAAGAAGGAAGGCTGGATGGGAAAAGGATCAACACAACAAGTGCAGCAAATGTGGTGAACTGGggcataacaaaagaacatgcAGCAGAAGACGTAGAAgggaataaaaacaacaacagaacaacagtggaaaaacaaaagaaaactacACATACGTTTTGAGAATGAGATATTGAGGAATTTAAATTTCTGAAATACAAAGGGAATAcagtttttatttgaaaaacattGATTACATTGGGAATTGATGATACTTTAGATTGGATATTAAAAGATGTTGGATactaaattgaatatatatatgaagtttGTTATTGAAACAGTTTGTGTTTTTAATACTGAAATGAATATTTGTAttcaaaaaaacagaaaaactataagaaaaaaaaacaaaaaaagaagggATGTGAAATGAAAAAACTAACAACTTTAACATACCAACTTGTTTGTACATaagaagaataagaaaaaacatacaaaaataaagaTTACATATTGTCCACACAAAACGTAAGGAAACATAACAGAACACCAATGTTTGTTTacgaaaaacaacataaaaaaacataaaaacattaaaaaactataagAACAATGACAGTCTGATTGAAAAAACAAATCACTTCTTGGGAAGGCTGGGAGGGGCCTCGGATTCACTTTCAATGTTCTCAGTTTGCTTCTTCATGCCATATTGATAAAATAACACAGCCAAACGATCGCGGTGAATTTCCACATCAAAACCAAAGAATGGGATGGGTTTGCCATCAATGAAATACTCAGCAAATGATGCTACAAAAACACCACAAtcactggaaaaaaaaaaaaacaacaagaaaacacaaaaacaGACACTATGAGAACACTAATAAAAATCAAAGtcacataacaaaaaaataaaaatgcaaaCAAGCAGTGAAAAACATTGAACACTAAACATAAAACTTACGCTGTGACCTGCTCGGGTAAACCATCAACAGCAACAATAGGGAACGGTTCCATAGTGCTAAACTTAGCTTCGTTGCGAAGGCCTTTGAAGTCTAACATAGAGAAGTAATATggtaaaataacagaaaaaggCTTGCAAGCCTCTTTGGCAACTGTCATATACCTTCCAGAACGCAATGAATTGTACAGATatatccgccgctcagctatgTTTAGACGACCACAAATCCAATGATCCTGTAATTTTACATTGATAGGCATAACAACATGATCAACCAAATGCCAAGGAGTGGCACATAATATCTTACCACCTTGAATGTACTGGGTCACATTGTGAGAAAGAGACAACACCGATATATCATTGTTTTTCTCAACAAACTTCTCATACAAACTTGTTATGCTAGAACAAAAGAGGCAATCAGTTGTGGTGACTTTGATTTTCGGCTCGGCTGAGTACATTATTTTCTTACGAAgataatagaaaataatgtcaatgtgctgtacaaaaaaaaaatagtaaaaaaacattcaaacttataaaaaaactaacagaacaacacttaaaaacataaaaaaaaaaaaaaaatataaataataataataataataaaaaacttaCAGAATTGGTAAGGAAACAATTAGGGTAGGCAAGGTTGTGAAACCACATCTTGTTGCTAATGTCCTCAACACCAAAACGAAAAGGCGGAAATATTTTGTCCTTACCCTTACAATACACATTAGTTGTTGtgctaaaaaaaacaaataaaaaaatatcaaaacacaaataaaaaattaaaaactaaatggaaAACGATAAGAGATATATAACTGAAAACACCTACAAAAATACTTACTTAGATTTATGCTTTTGAAGACCTGTATCAACCCACTTGACAAACTCAGCTTCCAATTGCGGATCGACAGGTTCACCAATGTTGTTGTCCAACGGGCACAAACCACTCACATATTTAACGACCTTATACACAGAATCATCAGGAGAAACTGAGGATGAACCTGATTTAGATGCACCAGAAGCAAGCTCAATGAATGGAGATTTCAAAACAGCTCCTTTCTTCCGATCCCTCTTTTGAGGACGTAAAATAGGAGTCTCTTGAAAAACAAACATTTCAAGATCAGTCTTCTCAGAAGTCTCAACAGAAGCAGGGACATGAGTTGAGGAACcaatctaaaaaagaaaaaggaaaaaaagaagatttttttttttaatttcaaaaagtacaatcaaaacactataaaaaaaCAACAATAGAATACCATATAAACACAAATTACAAAGGAACAAAAACAGAAACACAAACCAAATTCTCCACAGCTTTAACACCAGATGCAATTGTTGCATCAACATCAATGTTCTCCTCCCCACCTTGAGACTGTTTAGGCTGACAacaaaaaaacagtaaaaaactattaaaacaaacacaaaacaCAGAATTCCACACAAaaagcacaaaaaaaaaaatgatgtccaAACAAGAAATACACCTGTTTGATCTCTGCAAGAGGTTCCACAGGGTCAGAATTCTTGGCATCATCCACCTTGCCGGTATCATCATCCCTCGAAACAACCTTGGGGACAACAACACCCTCATCGTTACGAACATCGCCCGTGTGAGCCTCATCCTGACCAGCACCAACACCATCTCCACcaagatcatcatcatcatcatcatcatcagtttCATCGTCATGATGATCATCTCCTTTGTCATCGTCGAATTTATcatcctcgtcttcctccgaagTGGAATCTTCATCATCCTCATTTTCTGAAGTACGAAGAGCATCTTCAGACTGAGATCCATTGTGAGTAAGACCACCTTGGGATGACTGAGaacaaaaaaaacttaaaaaattaatttactgtataaaacaacataaaaacactactaaaaataCCAGAAAAAgtaatgacaattaaaaaaacacCTCAATAAGAATGTCCAGCTTCTTGTTCATCTCAGCAACAGATTTCATAAGTATCCCTTGCTGGCTGACAACAACAGATAAACACTTTTTAAATTCCTCAAACTCAACTCGGGAGACATTCTCATGAGCAGATGATGAAGAAGCACCCATCAAGCCAGGTTGACCAGCAGGCTTGGAACCacctttaattttgaatttgacaGCCTCGGGAGTAGTCTCACCAGAGAAAAAATCAGTGAGGCTCAAACTCAATCTCTCAACGGAAGTTGGAGTgatgtttcttaattttaactgaaacaacaaaaaccaacaaaaaacaATATGCACATGAaactgaaattataaaataacaacaacaatcaaaacataaagtataaataatgtacacaaaaacaacattaaaataaCAGTGGAAATAGtgtaaaaaacaacataattacCTCTTTCAAAGACCGATCGAAAATGAGGGTGTTCATGACATCCATTTTCACCTGACCCTCCTTGTCCTTGGGTAATTTAGGCCAATTCAAAATCCTTGGAATGCCAACATTTGAGTACAACGACAGTTTCCCAATAACATACGGGCAACACTCGAAAAACCAGAATTGAATAGCCAAAGGAAAACCCAATAATATGTAATACCCACCATCCTCGTCACTACGAACTACCCTCTTATAACCAGAATCTATCTTACCCTTCAAAGAATGCATAGTGATATCAAAACAATGCTTTCCCCAACCAAATTCATTATATCGACCACTATCGACAACATCTATTTCCTCAGACGAAACAACTTTACCCGGGGGACCACCTAACAAATAACACTGCACAAAATACAATACAGCCAACTTGACTGCAAGATCGTCGTTATCCTTAAGATTGTCAGCAATAAAACCAGTCTGAATAGCacccttggtaattttttttgtacccCTTAAAACAATGTTTGACCAATTCATTATCATCTTGCTTAAACTGATAAAAATCAGAATCAACATGACAATCTAACCCAGTGACCAACGCAAACTCTTCGATACTAAACCTAAGGTATTTcccttggacacaaacccaaaactCCAACCCATTAGGCTGCTGAACCTCCCTCAACAGCAAATAATGAAGCAATTGGTAATGAATTATGTACTCCGAAATCCGAAGAAAATAACCAAACacagattttgaaaaaatttccaattGGCATTCAGTTAGAATTCTCTTAATGTCTCCAAGTACAGAGTAATACCCAGATGTTACTACTCTAGAATGATAGAATTGAGATCGGGTGTACTTGCATTCCCAATCCTAAAAAACAGAACAATCAAAAATACTGATAAAACACCATAAAACACTacgaaaataacaacaacaaaaaaacaataaaaaaaaacatagaacaGAATGCATAACATGAAAAACCTCAACAATCCTATTAACAGGAATTTCCTCAGCCACACTTGATGATGGCAACACATTTACAGGGGATTTACCCTTGCcctacaataaaataaaataacaccaacaaaacaacaaataaaaaattaacaaaaacacataaataaatCAAACAAGATATATAAAACCATTACAAATACAgagataaaaacaaacatatacCCTGATATATGAACTTCAAAAAtcgaatttaacaaaaaaaaacaaaaaacctcaaaaacaacaaaagataaatagtaaaatacctTAACAGATACAGGCGACTTAAGAAATTCAGAATCCAACTCAAAATCTGAGTCTGAATTTTCAACAACAATTCGAGGTCTTTTTCCTCGAGTGTTCTTCGAAGGTCCAGCAAGAGTTTTTCTTTTAACAGAAGGGGAAGTGGGGCTAGGAGGGTTctctttcatattttttttacccaTTTTTGATTTGGGTCTGATTTTCTGCGATTGTTTTGTGGATTTTGTAACTTTAGCCGGAGATGGTGATGAACGAGTAACGACCATTATCAGGAACTATGAAGGTATTTattgacaaaaataataaaaatgggaGGGAAAGTGAGAGGGAAGTTTAAGAAAGTGGGATgggatttgaaattttttaaaatgctAAAACCACCCACTACTACAACCgtaaaagaaaattgaaaatgaggaagaagatgaacagTTGAGGGGAGAGAgagttataattataaattttatattcgaaaataataaaaaaaaataaaagaaaaatgcaAAAGTACAATACCTTTTGATAAGAATAGAAAACCGTCAAatcaaacaattaaaaatatattttttttttaaaaaaaaacgtgGCAAAACCCTATCGTGACAAGTGGCAAGCATCAGCCCATTACATAATAAAGTTTGAAAGGCAGTAtactgccaaaaaaaaaaaagtataaaagttAATTTGAGCGTgtaacagtataaaagaaagaaattgggaaaaaacagtaatgggtgtaaatttcccaaaaaaaataCCCATCTTTCATCACTTAGTTTCGTATAATCATATTGTTTTTGTTTGAAACCCTACTAATCAATATCATAAGTTTGGTAGGACTCATTTGTTGTtgatatttgttggaaattttTGTTTGACCAACacacttaaagaaacaagttaATACTTTATGCAAAttggtattttttaaaaattattattttatgtccacaaaatagttagtattattaaaaattaacaaTTGCAATATTTATGTTTAAGGCCCAACAACCAAGAGCACAATATGAACCAAAACAAAGTGTCAAAGACTCTTACTCTCTCTCTCCAATCACTCGGTCAAAGCAACAAAAATGAGTCAAATAAGACTCACTTTTCACACTATATTCGGCCCAGTAAGAGCAGCCCAAGAAGAAACCAACATCCACCTTAAAGATACAAGAAACCCTAAtatatagggtaaataccattttggactctctgttttacaaaaattactaattggatcctgtattttgttaaatgacaaaatagaccctgtattttctaaaatagtacaaataaaaccctgaattgattttttgtcaaaataaagtttaattataatctgatctaaaagtgctatatgacaaaactgtttacattttttgtatctgttcgtattaagtattgtcttcaagttagttgtttaaaaaaaaattatcaaaaattatactcagggtcctatttttactattttagaaaatacatggtccatcttgtcatttaacaaaacacagggtccaatctgtaacttttgcaaaacacagggtccaaaatggtatttaccctatatatatataaaaggtaTCTTCTCTAACCCTAAAGCACAACTAATACCTACGGCTGCCActtattctctttcaaaataattcaaactttTTCAAATGCTTTCATCCTTTCTTTCTCACGGCAGCACCGAAAAATAGCAAGAACACTCAATATTAAGAATGAGAAGAGAAGACATTATCAATGGAGTTGATGATCACTTCTCATATTTGCCTCAGCACATCGTTCATCACATATTTTCATTCCTAACCACCAAAGACGTAATCCGCACAAGCCTCCTCTCCAAACACTTCTTCCATATTTGGTGCACTTTTCCAATCCTTAATTTCGATTACCAACTTTTCTCCACCAGCACATACAATTCCTCGACTACTTGTTCCCAAAGACTCATTAAGTTTTTCGAAACTATTATTGCTTCCTTAAAACGCATCCCACAAAATTCATGTGATTTGGATAGCTTCACGTGTCGATTTCCTCTCACTAAATTACCCAAACCCAAtgataatatcatcaacaaTGTTCTTGCTTATTCACTAGAGTATGGTATAGCAAACAAGGTCAAGCACTTAACCATTGAATGCACAACTCGTACTCATCAAACTTCCAATATTGTAGTGAGAGATCAAGATCAAGATTcgcaagaaacaaataaacctCTACTGCCACCACTTTTACCAGTTGAAGTTTTCTCATCAAAATGGATCAAAACAATGAATTTGTGTGGTATTGCTCTTCTTAATGTAGAGAATTCGATTATTATAAAGTGCCCATTATTAGAAGATTTGATTTTTGAGAGGTGCAATACTACTATTAGGCCAACAACAATACTCATCTCGTGTCCTAAATTGAAATCTATAAAGTTTATAGATTCTAAAGATTTTGATACTATTGAGATGACTAAAGATAATGA
This Cannabis sativa cultivar Pink pepper isolate KNU-18-1 chromosome 6, ASM2916894v1, whole genome shotgun sequence DNA region includes the following protein-coding sequences:
- the LOC133038991 gene encoding uncharacterized protein LOC133038991, which produces MFVFQETPILRPQKRDRKKGAVLKSPFIELASGASKSGSSSVSPDDSVYKVVKYVSGLCPLDNNIGEPVDPQLEAEFVKWVDTGLQKHKSNTTTNVYCKGKDKIFPPFRFGVEDISNKMWFHNLAYPNCFLTNSHIDIIFYYLRKKIMYSAEPKIKVTTTDCLFCSSITSLYEKFVEKNNDISVLSLSHNVTQYIQGGKILCATPWHLVDHVVMPINVKLQDHWICGRLNIAERRIYLYNSLRSGRYMTVAKEACKPFSVILPYYFSMLDFKGLRNEAKFSTMEPFPIVAVDGLPEQVTADCGVFVASFAEYFIDGKPIPFFGFDVEIHRDRLAVLFYQYGMKKQTENIESESEAPPSLPKK